From Denitrovibrio acetiphilus DSM 12809, the proteins below share one genomic window:
- the rpoZ gene encoding DNA-directed RNA polymerase subunit omega, whose product MPLLDIEKIIKQDNLHSRFKLVHIAGLRARELNAPTEGSAPRQNNDHSKVTTTALDEIIRHQIVFERVASEEELAEEALLEHE is encoded by the coding sequence GTGCCATTACTTGATATTGAAAAGATAATAAAACAGGACAATCTTCACAGCCGCTTTAAACTGGTTCACATTGCCGGTCTCAGAGCAAGAGAGCTGAATGCACCTACAGAAGGTTCTGCTCCCAGACAAAACAATGACCACAGCAAAGTGACAACTACTGCTCTTGATGAAATAATCAGACACCAGATAGTATTCGAAAGAGTAGCGTCTGAAGAAGAGCTGGCAGAAGAAGCTTTACTGGAACATGAGTAA
- a CDS encoding glyceraldehyde-3-phosphate dehydrogenase gives MSQVNTEVYIQDWNEREDIASQMVPLITKLYKERGVVTRLFSQSLFRKDPVNILKSHRFSRLIIEHEISVRETFPILQALAEMELCPCTIDIGRLYAKYEKTDKSEPVGIFVQKELANINTGIDDHREDRDVVLYGFGRIGRLLARILVNRSGASKGLRLRAVVVRNTAKKDLAKRASLLRRDSVHGAFDGTIIVVDEEDAIIVNGNYIKFIFADSPEEVDYTAHGIDRAILIDNTGKWRDEEGLSKHLKSKGVDKVVLTAPGKGDLPNIVYGINQHVIKEEDRIITAASCTTNAIAPTLKVINDKFGIVNGHVETCHSFTNDQNLIDNYHKSDRRGRSAPLNMVITETGAAKAVAKTLPELAGKLTGNAIRVPTPNVSLAILNLTLSKETTKEEMNTFLRDKSLDSVNSDQIGYVNSPEIVSSDFVGNKFSGIVDGLATIVDGSRAVVYVWYDNEYGYSRQVNRIAEYLCGLRLKTYPERY, from the coding sequence ATGAGCCAGGTAAACACAGAAGTCTACATTCAGGACTGGAATGAGCGTGAAGACATCGCATCGCAGATGGTTCCCCTCATCACAAAGTTATACAAAGAGAGGGGTGTCGTAACACGTCTTTTCAGCCAATCTCTTTTCCGTAAAGATCCGGTAAACATTCTTAAGTCCCACAGGTTTTCCCGCCTGATAATCGAACATGAAATATCTGTCAGGGAAACATTCCCTATCCTTCAGGCTCTTGCCGAGATGGAACTCTGCCCGTGTACAATAGACATCGGTCGTCTGTATGCAAAATACGAAAAAACAGATAAGTCTGAACCAGTGGGTATCTTCGTACAAAAAGAGCTTGCAAACATCAATACTGGTATTGATGACCACAGAGAAGACAGAGATGTTGTCCTTTACGGTTTCGGACGCATAGGAAGGCTCCTTGCAAGAATACTAGTTAACCGTTCAGGAGCTTCAAAAGGGCTGCGCCTCAGAGCTGTTGTTGTCCGCAATACAGCCAAAAAGGATCTCGCGAAAAGAGCAAGCCTCCTTCGCAGAGACTCTGTTCACGGAGCTTTCGACGGAACAATTATTGTCGTCGATGAAGAAGATGCAATCATCGTGAACGGCAACTACATCAAATTCATCTTCGCAGACAGCCCCGAGGAGGTGGACTATACAGCTCACGGTATCGACAGAGCCATACTCATCGACAACACCGGTAAATGGAGAGACGAGGAAGGACTTTCCAAACACCTGAAGTCAAAAGGTGTCGATAAAGTTGTCCTCACAGCACCGGGCAAAGGTGATCTGCCGAACATAGTTTACGGCATAAACCAGCATGTTATCAAAGAGGAAGACAGAATAATCACGGCTGCCAGCTGTACAACTAATGCAATAGCACCAACACTTAAAGTTATAAATGACAAATTCGGCATAGTTAACGGACATGTTGAAACATGTCACTCATTTACCAATGACCAGAACCTTATAGACAACTATCACAAAAGTGACAGACGGGGGAGAAGTGCACCTCTCAACATGGTAATAACCGAAACCGGTGCAGCAAAAGCGGTTGCGAAAACACTTCCGGAGCTTGCAGGCAAACTGACAGGAAATGCTATACGCGTCCCCACACCAAACGTCTCTCTGGCTATACTGAACCTTACTCTCAGCAAGGAAACCACAAAGGAAGAGATGAACACTTTCCTCAGAGACAAGTCACTTGATTCTGTGAACTCTGATCAGATAGGTTATGTAAACTCTCCGGAAATAGTTTCAAGCGATTTTGTGGGAAACAAGTTTTCAGGAATAGTTGACGGTCTTGCTACGATAGTTGACGGGAGCAGAGCTGTTGTCTATGTCTGGTATGACAACGAATACGGGTACAGCCGTCAGGTTAACCGTATTGCGGAATACCTTTGCGGACTCCGCCTGAAAACATACCCTGAAAGATACTGA
- a CDS encoding slipin family protein: MFHPAIILVLLVLIVFVNSVKILKEYERGVVLRLGRFVSVRGPGLIILIPWLEKMTKVSLRTVVMDVPPQDVITKDNVSVKVNAVLYFRAIEPDKAILEVDDYFFATSQLSQTTLRSILGQFELDDLLSERDTINQKLQDVIDSQTDPWGVKISAVEIKHIDLPTEMQRAMAKQAEAERERRAKIIAAEGELQASQKLHEASEIMSQNPVTIQIRYLQTLNQIASDRTNTIVFPFGLDKIQEMFKK, encoded by the coding sequence ATGTTTCATCCGGCAATTATACTTGTCTTGCTGGTTTTGATTGTGTTTGTGAATTCAGTTAAGATACTGAAAGAATACGAAAGAGGCGTTGTTCTGCGTCTGGGACGCTTTGTCAGTGTCCGTGGTCCCGGTTTGATAATCCTTATCCCATGGCTGGAAAAAATGACAAAAGTCAGCCTTAGAACTGTTGTAATGGATGTTCCTCCGCAGGATGTCATTACAAAAGATAACGTCAGCGTTAAAGTCAACGCTGTACTTTATTTCCGGGCTATTGAGCCGGATAAAGCAATATTAGAAGTGGATGACTACTTCTTTGCCACAAGTCAGCTTTCCCAGACAACTCTCAGGAGCATTCTGGGGCAGTTTGAGCTGGACGACCTCTTAAGCGAAAGAGATACGATAAATCAGAAGCTTCAGGATGTTATCGACAGTCAGACAGACCCTTGGGGTGTTAAAATAAGCGCTGTGGAGATAAAACATATCGATCTGCCCACAGAAATGCAGAGAGCTATGGCAAAACAGGCGGAAGCAGAAAGAGAAAGACGGGCGAAGATTATCGCTGCCGAGGGAGAGCTTCAGGCATCCCAGAAACTGCACGAGGCATCAGAAATTATGTCCCAAAACCCTGTAACCATCCAGATCAGATATCTCCAGACCTTGAATCAGATAGCTTCCGACAGAACAAATACTATTGTTTTTCCGTTCGGATTAGATAAAATCCAGGAAATGTTCAAGAAATAA
- the carA gene encoding glutamine-hydrolyzing carbamoyl-phosphate synthase small subunit — translation MNKAYLVLSDGTVFEGQSFGAEATKTGEVVFNTSMSGYQEILTDPSYYGQMVTMTYPLIGNSGINSEDFESDNVWLSAFIVKEYSQLYSNYRADKSLGDFLKEQGVIGIEGIDTRMLVRHIREQGSMNAVLSTEIDDIDNLKKMAAAIPSIEGQDYVKEVTCKKPYEWTQKTWTIENGYTDCTAPKRHIVAIDFGIKKNILRYFADMDCKVTVVPADTPFSEIEKLNPDGVFLSNGPGDPEPIVYGIETARMVLEKYPTFGICLGNQILGLALGGKTYKLKFGHHGGNQPVKDLETGKVEITPQNHCFAVDVDSLGDRVEVTHVNLNDNTVEGLRHKDYPLFSVQYHPENGPGPQDAAYLFKRFIEMIDNNK, via the coding sequence ATGAATAAAGCTTATCTTGTACTCTCCGACGGAACTGTTTTTGAAGGTCAGAGCTTCGGCGCAGAAGCCACTAAGACAGGGGAAGTTGTTTTCAACACTTCTATGTCCGGCTATCAGGAGATACTCACAGACCCGTCTTACTACGGTCAGATGGTGACAATGACATATCCGCTGATAGGAAACTCTGGCATAAACAGCGAAGATTTCGAATCTGACAATGTCTGGCTTTCTGCTTTCATAGTGAAGGAATACAGCCAGCTTTACAGCAACTATCGTGCTGATAAATCTCTTGGCGATTTTTTAAAGGAACAAGGTGTCATCGGCATCGAAGGTATTGATACACGTATGCTTGTACGCCACATCCGCGAACAGGGCTCTATGAATGCTGTCCTGAGTACTGAGATTGATGATATAGACAATCTTAAAAAGATGGCAGCGGCAATACCAAGTATTGAAGGTCAGGACTACGTTAAAGAAGTTACATGTAAAAAGCCCTATGAGTGGACACAGAAAACATGGACTATTGAAAACGGATACACTGACTGCACTGCCCCGAAAAGACATATTGTCGCAATAGATTTCGGCATAAAAAAGAATATTCTACGCTATTTTGCAGATATGGATTGTAAAGTTACCGTTGTCCCTGCTGACACTCCTTTCAGCGAAATTGAAAAGCTAAACCCTGACGGTGTCTTTCTTTCAAATGGTCCCGGAGACCCGGAACCGATCGTTTACGGCATTGAAACAGCCAGAATGGTACTTGAGAAATATCCGACATTCGGCATCTGCCTGGGCAACCAGATACTCGGTCTTGCCCTCGGTGGAAAAACATATAAGCTCAAATTCGGTCACCACGGCGGAAACCAGCCGGTAAAAGACCTCGAGACAGGCAAAGTTGAGATAACACCACAGAACCACTGTTTTGCTGTGGACGTTGACAGCCTTGGCGACAGGGTCGAGGTTACACATGTCAACCTTAACGATAACACAGTCGAAGGGCTGCGCCATAAAGACTATCCGCTCTTTTCTGTGCAGTACCACCCAGAAAACGGCCCCGGACCACAGGATGCGGCATATCTTTTTAAGCGTTTTATCGAAATGATTGATAATAACAAATAA
- the gmk gene encoding guanylate kinase — protein sequence MRFNKGKLFVVSAPSGAGKTTLCNRLLGRFDTIGYSVSYTTRKPRHDETDTEDYYFVDETAFKGMIDRDEFLEWAQVHGNYYGTSRIRVEEILGTGRDVLLDIDPKGARQLREKLDYGIYIFITAPSMKDLRTRLVNRRTESEEIMKVRLDNAREEIRHIHEYDYIIVNSEINKATNELEAVYIAEHLKADTIETIEDIMEVD from the coding sequence ATGAGGTTTAATAAAGGCAAGTTATTTGTCGTTAGTGCCCCCAGCGGTGCAGGAAAGACAACTTTATGTAATAGATTGCTAGGCAGATTCGATACAATAGGTTATTCTGTCTCCTACACCACGAGAAAACCACGCCACGATGAAACAGACACCGAAGATTATTACTTTGTAGACGAAACGGCTTTTAAGGGTATGATAGACAGAGATGAGTTTCTCGAATGGGCACAGGTGCACGGTAATTATTACGGCACATCCAGAATTCGTGTGGAAGAGATACTCGGCACAGGCAGAGATGTTCTGCTTGATATCGACCCGAAAGGGGCACGTCAGCTTCGGGAAAAGCTTGATTACGGCATATATATTTTTATCACCGCACCTTCTATGAAAGACTTGCGGACAAGGCTTGTAAACAGACGCACTGAAAGCGAAGAGATTATGAAAGTCAGGCTGGATAATGCCAGAGAAGAAATTCGACATATCCATGAGTATGACTATATTATTGTAAACAGCGAGATCAACAAAGCCACAAACGAGCTGGAAGCGGTATATATCGCAGAGCACCTCAAGGCTGATACTATAGAAACAATTGAAGACATTATGGAGGTAGACTAA
- a CDS encoding YicC/YloC family endoribonuclease gives MTAKSMTGYGKLITGNDLCDLKVEMKSVNSRYFDSNVRMPRLFNFIEINLKNIVKDILVRGKVDINIDLKLKKQQYKPVLREEAVASYMSVFADLKNKFGIEGEVKLEHVLSFNDILESEETDDVGEKLGEFVLNAVKECAENLNDMRGKEGENLAADMRERLETIKNIAKEIDANRAGVFEYWKERFTKRINELGVTDEERIIQEAAVMGEKADIQEEITRIDSHVEQFVKIMTTEEACGKKLDFMCQELNREFNTIGSKSGKTAIINNVVEAKSEIEKIREQVQNLV, from the coding sequence ATGACCGCTAAAAGCATGACAGGATACGGAAAGCTTATCACAGGAAATGATCTCTGTGACCTGAAAGTTGAGATGAAATCTGTTAACAGCAGGTATTTCGACAGTAACGTAAGGATGCCGAGACTTTTTAACTTCATAGAAATTAACCTTAAAAATATCGTAAAAGACATTTTGGTAAGGGGAAAAGTTGATATCAACATTGACCTCAAACTCAAAAAACAGCAATACAAGCCCGTATTGAGAGAAGAGGCTGTGGCAAGCTATATGTCTGTTTTTGCAGATCTTAAAAATAAATTCGGCATTGAGGGCGAAGTCAAGCTTGAGCATGTTCTCAGCTTTAATGACATTCTCGAATCCGAAGAGACTGACGATGTCGGTGAAAAGCTCGGTGAATTTGTCCTGAATGCAGTAAAAGAATGTGCTGAAAATCTCAATGACATGCGTGGCAAAGAGGGTGAAAACCTCGCTGCTGATATGCGTGAACGTCTCGAAACTATTAAGAATATTGCAAAAGAGATAGACGCAAACAGAGCGGGTGTCTTTGAATACTGGAAAGAGCGTTTCACCAAACGTATCAACGAGCTGGGGGTTACTGACGAAGAACGGATAATACAGGAAGCTGCTGTTATGGGTGAAAAAGCTGACATTCAGGAAGAGATCACCCGTATAGATTCTCACGTCGAACAGTTCGTAAAAATAATGACAACCGAAGAAGCATGTGGTAAAAAACTTGACTTTATGTGTCAGGAGCTGAACCGTGAGTTTAATACTATCGGCTCCAAAAGCGGGAAAACAGCTATCATTAATAATGTTGTGGAAGCTAAAAGCGAGATTGAAAAAATCAGAGAACAGGTTCAGAATCTGGTATGA